The following are encoded in a window of Poecile atricapillus isolate bPoeAtr1 chromosome 3, bPoeAtr1.hap1, whole genome shotgun sequence genomic DNA:
- the TP53I3 gene encoding quinone oxidoreductase PIG3 isoform X4, with protein sequence MFAAYFDCPGGPENLYIKEVMKPDPGEGEVLVKVSASALNRGDLLQRRGKYPPPKGASDILGLEAAGSVAGLGPGCSGRWKIGDAVMALLSGGGQAQYVTVPEGLLMPIPKDMTFIQAAAIPEAWLTAFQLLHFVGKVQEGERVLIHAGASGVGMAAIQLVRLAKAIPIVTAGTQEKLEATANAGAAAGFNYKNEDFSEKVLEFTQGSGVDIILDCVGASHWEKNINCLSTDGRWIIYGLLSRGEIHGDLLARLLSKRASIHTSLLRPRHKEYKERLVRAFAEEVLPHFSAGASPRLQPLVDSVYPLHAIAEAHRAMEENRNIGKIVIEIPVCFKKGPLQ encoded by the exons atgtTTGCAGCCTATTTTGACTGCCCAGGAGGCCCAGAAAATCTCTATATTAAAGAAGTGATGAAACCAGATCCAGGAGAAGGAGAAGTTCTTGTGAAGGTCTCTGCCAGTGCTCTGAATAGGGGCGATTTACTCCAG AGGAGAGGGAAGTACCCTCCCCCCAAAGGAGCAAGTGATATTTTAGGCCTAGAAGCAGCTGGGAGCGTGGCTGGGCTGGGTCCTGGCTGCTCGGGCCGGTGGAAGATCGGCGATGCAGTGATGGCTCTGCTCTCTGGGGGAGGCCAGGCACAATACGTGACAGTGCCCGAAGGCCTCCTGATGCCAATTCCCAAAGATATGACTTTTATTCAGGCTGCAGCCATTCCTGAAGCCTGGCTAACAGCATTTCAGCTGCTCCATTTTGTAG GTAAAGTACAGGAGGGTGAGAGAGTGTTGATCCATGCTGGAGCCAGTGGGGTTGGCATGGCAGCCATTCAGCTGGTGAGACTGGCAAAGGCTATTCCCATTGTGACAGCAGGAACTCAGGAGAAACTGGAAGCAACAGCAAacgctggagcagctgcagggttCAACTACAAGAATGAAGACTTCAGCGAAAAGGTTTTGGAGTTCACCCAAG GTTCTGGAGTCGATATTATTTTAGATTGTGTTGGGGCCTCACACTGGGAGAAGAATATCAACTGTCTGAGTACTGATGGCCGGTGGATTATTTATGGACTGCTGAGTAGAGGTGAAATCCATGGGGATTTGCTGGCAAGGCTGCTTTCCAAAAGAGCCAGCATCCACACGAGCCTGTTACGGCCCCGACACAAGGAG TACAAGGAGCGCCTGGTGAGAGCCTTCGCGGAGGAGGTGCTGCCCCATTTTTCCGCAGGGGCTTCCCCGCGTCTCCAGCCCCTCGTGGACAGCGTTTACCCCCTGCACGCCATCGCTGAGGCACACAGGGCTATGGAGGAAAACAGGAACATCGGCAAAATCGTCATCGAAATTCCCGTTTGCTTCAAGAAAGGGCCGCTGCAGTAG
- the TP53I3 gene encoding quinone oxidoreductase PIG3 isoform X3, with protein sequence MVGNLYLSSCGFLCISPREQREDCSTFDFTTPGGSLTAQPTSRAAGAKRILGTASEEKMFAAYFDCPGGPENLYIKEVMKPDPGEGEVLVKVSASALNRGDLLQRRGKYPPPKGASDILGLEAAGSVAGLGPGCSGRWKIGDAVMALLSGGGQAQYVTVPEGLLMPIPKDMTFIQAAAIPEAWLTAFQLLHFVGKVQEGERVLIHAGASGVGMAAIQLVRLAKAIPIVTAGTQEKLEATANAGAAAGFNYKNEDFSEKVLEFTQGNKSPHFGV encoded by the exons ATGGTTGGAAACTTGTATCTCAGTTCCTGTGGTTTTCTGTGCATTT CACCCAGGGAGCAGAGAGAAGACTGTTCAACATTTGATTTTACCACGCCAGGAGGAAGCTTGACAGCTCAGCCCACCTCAAGAGCTGCTGGTGCCAAAAGGATCCTAGGAACAGCATCTGAGGAG aaaatgtTTGCAGCCTATTTTGACTGCCCAGGAGGCCCAGAAAATCTCTATATTAAAGAAGTGATGAAACCAGATCCAGGAGAAGGAGAAGTTCTTGTGAAGGTCTCTGCCAGTGCTCTGAATAGGGGCGATTTACTCCAG AGGAGAGGGAAGTACCCTCCCCCCAAAGGAGCAAGTGATATTTTAGGCCTAGAAGCAGCTGGGAGCGTGGCTGGGCTGGGTCCTGGCTGCTCGGGCCGGTGGAAGATCGGCGATGCAGTGATGGCTCTGCTCTCTGGGGGAGGCCAGGCACAATACGTGACAGTGCCCGAAGGCCTCCTGATGCCAATTCCCAAAGATATGACTTTTATTCAGGCTGCAGCCATTCCTGAAGCCTGGCTAACAGCATTTCAGCTGCTCCATTTTGTAG GTAAAGTACAGGAGGGTGAGAGAGTGTTGATCCATGCTGGAGCCAGTGGGGTTGGCATGGCAGCCATTCAGCTGGTGAGACTGGCAAAGGCTATTCCCATTGTGACAGCAGGAACTCAGGAGAAACTGGAAGCAACAGCAAacgctggagcagctgcagggttCAACTACAAGAATGAAGACTTCAGCGAAAAGGTTTTGGAGTTCACCCAAG GGAACAAATCCCCACATTTTGGTGTTTGA
- the TP53I3 gene encoding quinone oxidoreductase PIG3 isoform X2 codes for MVGNLYLSSCGFLCISPREQREDCSTFDFTTPGGSLTAQPTSRAAGAKRILGTASEEKMFAAYFDCPGGPENLYIKEVMKPDPGEGEVLVKVSASALNRGDLLQRRGKYPPPKGASDILGLEAAGSVAGLGPGCSGRWKIGDAVMALLSGGGQAQYVTVPEGLLMPIPKDMTFIQAAAIPEAWLTAFQLLHFVGTQEKLEATANAGAAAGFNYKNEDFSEKVLEFTQGSGVDIILDCVGASHWEKNINCLSTDGRWIIYGLLSRGEIHGDLLARLLSKRASIHTSLLRPRHKEYKERLVRAFAEEVLPHFSAGASPRLQPLVDSVYPLHAIAEAHRAMEENRNIGKIVIEIPVCFKKGPLQ; via the exons ATGGTTGGAAACTTGTATCTCAGTTCCTGTGGTTTTCTGTGCATTT CACCCAGGGAGCAGAGAGAAGACTGTTCAACATTTGATTTTACCACGCCAGGAGGAAGCTTGACAGCTCAGCCCACCTCAAGAGCTGCTGGTGCCAAAAGGATCCTAGGAACAGCATCTGAGGAG aaaatgtTTGCAGCCTATTTTGACTGCCCAGGAGGCCCAGAAAATCTCTATATTAAAGAAGTGATGAAACCAGATCCAGGAGAAGGAGAAGTTCTTGTGAAGGTCTCTGCCAGTGCTCTGAATAGGGGCGATTTACTCCAG AGGAGAGGGAAGTACCCTCCCCCCAAAGGAGCAAGTGATATTTTAGGCCTAGAAGCAGCTGGGAGCGTGGCTGGGCTGGGTCCTGGCTGCTCGGGCCGGTGGAAGATCGGCGATGCAGTGATGGCTCTGCTCTCTGGGGGAGGCCAGGCACAATACGTGACAGTGCCCGAAGGCCTCCTGATGCCAATTCCCAAAGATATGACTTTTATTCAGGCTGCAGCCATTCCTGAAGCCTGGCTAACAGCATTTCAGCTGCTCCATTTTGTAG GAACTCAGGAGAAACTGGAAGCAACAGCAAacgctggagcagctgcagggttCAACTACAAGAATGAAGACTTCAGCGAAAAGGTTTTGGAGTTCACCCAAG GTTCTGGAGTCGATATTATTTTAGATTGTGTTGGGGCCTCACACTGGGAGAAGAATATCAACTGTCTGAGTACTGATGGCCGGTGGATTATTTATGGACTGCTGAGTAGAGGTGAAATCCATGGGGATTTGCTGGCAAGGCTGCTTTCCAAAAGAGCCAGCATCCACACGAGCCTGTTACGGCCCCGACACAAGGAG TACAAGGAGCGCCTGGTGAGAGCCTTCGCGGAGGAGGTGCTGCCCCATTTTTCCGCAGGGGCTTCCCCGCGTCTCCAGCCCCTCGTGGACAGCGTTTACCCCCTGCACGCCATCGCTGAGGCACACAGGGCTATGGAGGAAAACAGGAACATCGGCAAAATCGTCATCGAAATTCCCGTTTGCTTCAAGAAAGGGCCGCTGCAGTAG
- the TP53I3 gene encoding quinone oxidoreductase PIG3 isoform X1, translating to MVGNLYLSSCGFLCISPREQREDCSTFDFTTPGGSLTAQPTSRAAGAKRILGTASEEKMFAAYFDCPGGPENLYIKEVMKPDPGEGEVLVKVSASALNRGDLLQRRGKYPPPKGASDILGLEAAGSVAGLGPGCSGRWKIGDAVMALLSGGGQAQYVTVPEGLLMPIPKDMTFIQAAAIPEAWLTAFQLLHFVGKVQEGERVLIHAGASGVGMAAIQLVRLAKAIPIVTAGTQEKLEATANAGAAAGFNYKNEDFSEKVLEFTQGSGVDIILDCVGASHWEKNINCLSTDGRWIIYGLLSRGEIHGDLLARLLSKRASIHTSLLRPRHKEYKERLVRAFAEEVLPHFSAGASPRLQPLVDSVYPLHAIAEAHRAMEENRNIGKIVIEIPVCFKKGPLQ from the exons ATGGTTGGAAACTTGTATCTCAGTTCCTGTGGTTTTCTGTGCATTT CACCCAGGGAGCAGAGAGAAGACTGTTCAACATTTGATTTTACCACGCCAGGAGGAAGCTTGACAGCTCAGCCCACCTCAAGAGCTGCTGGTGCCAAAAGGATCCTAGGAACAGCATCTGAGGAG aaaatgtTTGCAGCCTATTTTGACTGCCCAGGAGGCCCAGAAAATCTCTATATTAAAGAAGTGATGAAACCAGATCCAGGAGAAGGAGAAGTTCTTGTGAAGGTCTCTGCCAGTGCTCTGAATAGGGGCGATTTACTCCAG AGGAGAGGGAAGTACCCTCCCCCCAAAGGAGCAAGTGATATTTTAGGCCTAGAAGCAGCTGGGAGCGTGGCTGGGCTGGGTCCTGGCTGCTCGGGCCGGTGGAAGATCGGCGATGCAGTGATGGCTCTGCTCTCTGGGGGAGGCCAGGCACAATACGTGACAGTGCCCGAAGGCCTCCTGATGCCAATTCCCAAAGATATGACTTTTATTCAGGCTGCAGCCATTCCTGAAGCCTGGCTAACAGCATTTCAGCTGCTCCATTTTGTAG GTAAAGTACAGGAGGGTGAGAGAGTGTTGATCCATGCTGGAGCCAGTGGGGTTGGCATGGCAGCCATTCAGCTGGTGAGACTGGCAAAGGCTATTCCCATTGTGACAGCAGGAACTCAGGAGAAACTGGAAGCAACAGCAAacgctggagcagctgcagggttCAACTACAAGAATGAAGACTTCAGCGAAAAGGTTTTGGAGTTCACCCAAG GTTCTGGAGTCGATATTATTTTAGATTGTGTTGGGGCCTCACACTGGGAGAAGAATATCAACTGTCTGAGTACTGATGGCCGGTGGATTATTTATGGACTGCTGAGTAGAGGTGAAATCCATGGGGATTTGCTGGCAAGGCTGCTTTCCAAAAGAGCCAGCATCCACACGAGCCTGTTACGGCCCCGACACAAGGAG TACAAGGAGCGCCTGGTGAGAGCCTTCGCGGAGGAGGTGCTGCCCCATTTTTCCGCAGGGGCTTCCCCGCGTCTCCAGCCCCTCGTGGACAGCGTTTACCCCCTGCACGCCATCGCTGAGGCACACAGGGCTATGGAGGAAAACAGGAACATCGGCAAAATCGTCATCGAAATTCCCGTTTGCTTCAAGAAAGGGCCGCTGCAGTAG